The genomic stretch TATCAAAAACCTCCTCAAATGTTCCCACTTTTAAAAACTTACCATCAAGCAGCATCGCAATTCTATTGCTTGTTTCCTTGGCACAGGTAAGGTCGTGGGTTATAATAATGGAGCTTGTATTATATTGTTGCTGCACTTCATTTATCAGTTCATTAATTTCAATACAGGTAATAGGGTCAAGACCCGCAGTGGGCTCATCGTATAACATAATCTCTGGTTTAAGTATTAAAGTTCTTGCTATTCCTATTCTTTTACGTTGGCCGCCTGAAAGGTCAGAAGGCATATGGTTCATTTTGTCTTTCAAACCCACCGCATCCAATACCTCTTCCACTGCCATATCTATATCTTTCTTCCCCATGTTTTTCCTGTTCATTTTTAGTGGAAATTCAAGATTTTGACGGACACTCATACTATCATATAAAGCACTACTTTGAAACGAGAAACCCACACGCAATCGCAGAGCGTCCAATTCTTTTGTATTTAATTTATCTACTTGCTGGTCCAGCACATTTATCTCTCCCTTATCAGGCAGTAACAGGCCTACCATAAGTTTTATAAGCACCGATTTACCCGTACCCGATTTGCCTAAAACGGCCACATTCTCCCCTTTAAAGACATCCAAATCAATGCCTTTTAATACCGCTAAATCGCCGAAAGATTTATATAATCCTCTAATGGAAATTACTTTCGTTTCTTTATTTATTATATCCTCTCCTTTCGTATCCATATATTATATTAATACAAGCGTATCCAATTATATATTTGAACTACTATCATCTCTTCAATAAAAACCAAAAACATAGCAAGCACCACGGCCTCATTTGCCGCCCTGCCCACACCACGAGTGCCTTGTGTAGCATTATATCCTTTATAACACCCCACTAACCCTATGGTAAAACCAAACAAAATAGATTTGACAACCGAAGTAAATATATCGAGAAACTGTATAGTAGAAAATGCATTTTGAATAAAGGTGATAAAACTAGTAGCTTCATTGGCATTTATATTTAAATACGAACCAAGCATGGCCACCAATCCACAATATAATGAAAGTATAGGAACAGAAATAGCTGTAGCCAATACCCTAGTAACAACTAAATATTTAAATGGATTAATGGCAGATACTTCCATAGCATCTATTTGTTCGCTTACCCTCATAGAGCCCAGCTCAGCCCCTATGCCCGAGCCTACTTTTCCCGCACAAATTAAAGCTGTTACCAAAGCTCCCATAGCTTTTACTATAGCTATTCCAATAAGTGAAGGCAATAATGAGGCAGCCCCAAAATCGTCTAATGCTGGCCTCGATTGTTTGGTGAAAACAATTCCTATAATAAAACCTGTAAGC from Bacteroidota bacterium encodes the following:
- a CDS encoding ABC transporter permease, which encodes MYSAYKFIIRFFKEAVRPPFHVREIINYCFEIGLKSLPLITLTGFIIGIVFTKQSRPALDDFGAASLLPSLIGIAIVKAMGALVTALICAGKVGSGIGAELGSMRVSEQIDAMEVSAINPFKYLVVTRVLATAISVPILSLYCGLVAMLGSYLNINANEATSFITFIQNAFSTIQFLDIFTSVVKSILFGFTIGLVGCYKGYNATQGTRGVGRAANEAVVLAMFLVFIEEMIVVQIYNWIRLY
- a CDS encoding ATP-binding cassette domain-containing protein, producing the protein MDTKGEDIINKETKVISIRGLYKSFGDLAVLKGIDLDVFKGENVAVLGKSGTGKSVLIKLMVGLLLPDKGEINVLDQQVDKLNTKELDALRLRVGFSFQSSALYDSMSVRQNLEFPLKMNRKNMGKKDIDMAVEEVLDAVGLKDKMNHMPSDLSGGQRKRIGIARTLILKPEIMLYDEPTAGLDPITCIEINELINEVQQQYNTSSIIITHDLTCAKETSNRIAMLLDGKFLKVGTFEEVFDTDNEQINSFFKYNFIQ